Proteins found in one Desulfuromonas thiophila genomic segment:
- the fliE gene encoding flagellar hook-basal body complex protein FliE: MKDLTVGTQLKTLLPSPLASEQPQGSGFAELLGEALSRTNQSQLEADQAAIALQSGEAENLHDVMLAMEEADISMRLLVQMRNKVTEAYKEIMNMQV, translated from the coding sequence ATGAAAGACCTTACCGTCGGCACCCAGCTCAAGACTCTGCTGCCTTCGCCGCTGGCCTCCGAGCAGCCCCAGGGCAGCGGCTTCGCCGAATTGCTGGGCGAAGCCCTGTCGCGCACCAACCAATCCCAGTTAGAGGCTGATCAGGCTGCCATCGCCCTGCAGAGCGGCGAGGCAGAAAACCTGCATGACGTAATGCTGGCCATGGAGGAAGCCGATATCTCCATGCGGCTGCTGGTACAGATGCGCAACAAGGTGACCGAAGCCTACAAAGAAATCATGAACATGCAGGTCTGA
- the flgC gene encoding flagellar basal body rod protein FlgC, whose translation MGIFTSFEVGASALTAQRVRLDTISSNMANVETTRTPEGGPYRRKMVVFETRKMDFAGQLNASLQQRAATGVGVRQIVSDTSEPRLVFDPGHPDANEQGYVALPNIDLLKETADMMLATRAYEANLTSIKTAKRMALKALEIGK comes from the coding sequence ATGGGAATCTTCACCAGCTTTGAAGTCGGTGCCAGCGCTTTAACTGCCCAGCGCGTCCGACTGGACACCATCAGCTCCAACATGGCCAACGTCGAAACCACCCGTACGCCCGAAGGTGGCCCCTACCGGCGCAAGATGGTGGTATTCGAAACCCGCAAAATGGATTTCGCCGGTCAGCTTAACGCCTCCCTGCAGCAGCGGGCCGCTACCGGTGTCGGTGTGCGACAGATTGTCAGTGATACCAGTGAACCTCGGCTGGTATTCGATCCGGGGCATCCGGATGCCAATGAGCAGGGCTACGTCGCCCTGCCCAACATTGACCTGCTCAAGGAAACCGCCGACATGATGCTGGCCACCCGCGCCTATGAAGCCAACCTGACCAGCATCAAAACCGCCAAGCGCATGGCGTTAAAGGCCCTCGAAATCGGCAAGTAA
- the flgB gene encoding flagellar basal body rod protein FlgB, translating into MSILFDKTAQVLKKSLDLRSINQQVIASNIANAETPGYAVQRFEFQQSLREALLAERSPLWRTHARHLPSGQLDQVQGRLVSHPDRSGVGDGNSVNVDHEMILLTENQLMYEASTQLLNKKLGILKYAIQGA; encoded by the coding sequence ATGTCCATTCTGTTTGACAAAACCGCGCAGGTTCTGAAAAAAAGTTTGGATCTACGCAGCATCAACCAGCAGGTCATCGCTTCGAACATCGCCAACGCCGAAACGCCGGGCTATGCCGTGCAGCGTTTCGAGTTCCAGCAGAGTTTGCGCGAAGCCCTGCTGGCCGAGCGTTCTCCGCTCTGGCGCACCCATGCGCGCCACCTGCCGTCGGGCCAGCTGGACCAGGTCCAGGGTCGGCTGGTCAGCCACCCCGACCGTAGCGGTGTCGGTGACGGCAACAGTGTCAATGTCGATCACGAAATGATCCTGCTGACGGAAAACCAACTGATGTACGAAGCCTCAACCCAGTTACTTAACAAGAAACTCGGCATTCTCAAATACGCCATTCAGGGCGCCTGA
- a CDS encoding chemotaxis protein CheA, which translates to MTDDLSSDQIEIILEFVQESQDMIEQLEPTIIELGQKADQETINAVFRLFHSMKGSAGFLEFNHITTVAHAAESLLDLVRSGKMVLQADHVGLLCECCDFTKEALEQVSEHFNDEPMAGQAELLAERLHQAMAEPETAATASSPAAAEETVVEPTEPGVASTEEFMLEITSEMVERFVQEAEELLDGAEQGLLEWEKDPGNLEPLGSIFRNIHSFKGNSGFFGYACLERLSHQLENVLDVIKTGGAFAVDNPFEVLLTAVDALKEGLSNLGAQGKDLIEELELHLAALKALPAPRLGEVLVERGMVQAEDVEEALASQKKPLGDVLVGLGKVSPEQVSEALKTQSEVRRPVTAPQKKASRPVASKRQDIRVDLEKLDNLINLIGELVIAENMLIHNPDLEGLELESFGKAAQQMGKLVRELQEMAMIIRMVPVSGLFRRMIRLVHDLSVKSGKKVDLKLIGEETEVDKTVIETITDPLVHILRNSMDHGLEPPEERRAAGKSETGTIRLSACHEEGEVWITLEDDGRGLNREKIVAKAIKNGLIEGDGSDLPDKMVYNLIFQPGFSTAEKITDISGRGVGMDVVKQNLEKIKGKVNVSSVPGKGTTIKLRIPLTLAIIDGMLVRVGDSKCIVPILAIKEAFRPQPEAITITPDNEELVRVREHFFPVVRLHELLSAEPDHHDLVDGILVVLEYQGRSVCLLVDEILGQQQTVIKGLSEYIGNVRGCSGCTILGNGDVCLIIDVGNLVENR; encoded by the coding sequence ATGACCGACGATTTGAGCAGCGATCAGATAGAAATTATCCTGGAATTTGTCCAGGAAAGTCAGGACATGATCGAACAACTCGAACCGACGATCATCGAGTTGGGGCAGAAGGCCGATCAGGAAACGATCAATGCGGTCTTCCGCCTGTTTCATTCGATGAAGGGCAGCGCCGGTTTTCTGGAGTTCAATCATATCACGACGGTGGCTCACGCGGCGGAAAGCCTGCTGGACCTGGTGCGCTCCGGCAAGATGGTGCTGCAGGCCGACCACGTCGGCCTGCTGTGCGAATGTTGTGATTTCACCAAGGAAGCTCTGGAGCAGGTGTCCGAGCACTTCAACGATGAGCCCATGGCTGGTCAGGCGGAACTGCTGGCCGAACGCTTGCATCAGGCCATGGCGGAACCGGAGACGGCTGCTACTGCTTCCTCCCCTGCCGCCGCCGAGGAAACTGTCGTTGAGCCGACCGAGCCCGGCGTTGCGAGCACCGAAGAGTTCATGCTGGAGATCACCAGCGAGATGGTTGAGCGTTTTGTGCAGGAGGCCGAAGAACTGCTCGACGGCGCTGAACAGGGCTTGCTGGAATGGGAAAAGGATCCGGGCAATCTGGAACCGCTGGGCTCGATCTTCCGCAATATTCACAGTTTTAAGGGTAACAGCGGCTTTTTCGGCTATGCCTGTCTTGAACGGCTCAGTCATCAGCTGGAAAATGTGCTGGATGTGATCAAGACCGGTGGCGCCTTCGCGGTCGACAATCCCTTCGAGGTGCTGCTAACGGCGGTGGACGCGCTGAAGGAAGGTCTGTCCAACCTGGGTGCCCAGGGCAAGGATCTGATCGAGGAGCTGGAACTGCACCTGGCCGCTCTCAAGGCGTTGCCGGCACCCCGCCTGGGTGAGGTGCTGGTCGAGCGGGGCATGGTGCAGGCCGAGGATGTCGAGGAGGCGCTGGCCTCGCAGAAAAAGCCGCTGGGCGATGTGCTGGTTGGGCTGGGCAAGGTTTCGCCGGAGCAGGTCAGCGAGGCGCTCAAAACGCAGTCTGAGGTGCGCAGGCCGGTAACGGCGCCGCAGAAAAAGGCCAGCCGGCCAGTGGCGTCCAAACGGCAGGATATTCGGGTTGATCTGGAGAAACTGGACAACCTGATCAATCTGATTGGTGAGCTGGTCATTGCCGAGAATATGCTCATTCACAACCCTGACCTTGAAGGACTGGAACTGGAAAGTTTCGGCAAGGCCGCCCAGCAGATGGGCAAGCTGGTGCGGGAACTGCAGGAAATGGCCATGATCATTCGCATGGTGCCGGTGTCGGGGCTGTTCCGTCGCATGATCCGGCTGGTGCATGATCTGTCGGTGAAGTCGGGCAAGAAGGTCGATCTGAAACTGATCGGTGAGGAAACCGAGGTTGACAAAACGGTCATCGAAACCATCACCGACCCGCTGGTGCATATCCTGCGTAATTCCATGGATCATGGCTTGGAACCGCCGGAGGAACGCCGAGCTGCCGGCAAGAGTGAAACCGGCACCATCCGGCTGTCGGCCTGCCACGAAGAGGGCGAGGTCTGGATCACGCTGGAGGATGACGGTCGGGGTCTCAACCGCGAAAAGATTGTCGCCAAGGCCATCAAAAACGGTCTGATCGAGGGTGACGGTTCGGATCTGCCCGACAAGATGGTTTATAATCTGATCTTTCAGCCCGGGTTTTCCACGGCGGAGAAGATTACCGATATCTCCGGTCGCGGTGTCGGCATGGACGTGGTCAAGCAGAATCTGGAAAAGATCAAGGGCAAGGTCAATGTCAGCAGCGTGCCGGGCAAGGGCACGACCATCAAGCTGCGCATTCCGCTGACTTTGGCTATCATCGACGGCATGCTGGTGCGGGTCGGCGACTCCAAGTGCATCGTGCCCATCCTTGCCATCAAGGAGGCCTTCCGACCCCAGCCTGAAGCCATCACCATCACGCCGGACAATGAAGAACTGGTGCGGGTGCGCGAACATTTCTTCCCGGTGGTGCGGCTGCATGAGCTGCTCAGTGCCGAGCCCGATCACCACGATCTGGTGGATGGCATTCTGGTGGTGCTGGAATATCAGGGGCGCAGTGTCTGTTTGCTGGTGGACGAGATTCTCGGTCAACAGCAGACCGTGATCAAGGGTCTGTCGGAGTACATCGGCAACGTGCGGGGCTGCTCCGGCTGTACCATCCTGGGCAACGGCGATGTCTGCCTGATCATTGACGTCGGTAATCTGGTGGAAAACCGCTAG
- a CDS encoding CheR family methyltransferase — MGIDAVDQARAAAVMMQISDQEFAALRSLIYSRFGINLTEEKRSLLVGRLQKLLRSQNLASFQDYYDYLAKDTSGRAVSDLVNLISTNYTYFNREKDHFDYFLKTALPQVCNRLRQRGQKDVRVWCAGCSSGEEAYTLLMLMHEYLGTEYRQWSAGLLATDISERVLATARQGIYAADKVASLPEALQRKYFVQLGDGRMQVAETLRQEVTFRRFNLMNTSFPFKKPFQIIFCRNVMIYFDQQTRNALVQRFHRAMEPDGYFFIGHSETLGRDSALFRYIMPAVYQKGN; from the coding sequence ATGGGAATCGACGCCGTTGACCAGGCGCGCGCCGCTGCTGTGATGATGCAGATCAGCGATCAGGAGTTCGCCGCCCTGCGCAGTCTGATCTACAGTCGTTTCGGCATCAACCTGACCGAGGAAAAGCGCTCGCTGCTGGTCGGTCGGCTGCAGAAGCTGCTGCGCAGCCAGAACCTGGCCAGTTTTCAGGACTATTACGACTATCTGGCCAAGGATACCAGCGGTCGCGCCGTTAGTGATCTGGTCAACCTGATTTCCACCAACTACACCTATTTCAACCGTGAGAAGGATCATTTTGACTACTTTCTGAAAACCGCGCTGCCGCAGGTGTGCAACCGCCTGCGGCAGCGGGGGCAGAAGGATGTGCGGGTCTGGTGCGCCGGTTGCTCCAGCGGTGAAGAAGCCTACACCCTGTTGATGTTGATGCACGAATATCTTGGCACCGAATACCGCCAGTGGAGTGCCGGCCTGCTGGCGACGGACATCTCCGAGCGGGTGCTGGCCACCGCCCGGCAGGGTATTTACGCGGCTGACAAGGTGGCTTCATTGCCCGAGGCCTTGCAGCGCAAGTATTTCGTGCAGCTGGGCGATGGCCGGATGCAGGTGGCCGAAACCCTGCGCCAGGAGGTAACCTTCCGGCGTTTCAACCTGATGAACACCAGCTTCCCGTTCAAAAAGCCCTTTCAGATCATCTTCTGCCGTAACGTGATGATCTATTTCGACCAGCAGACGCGTAACGCGCTGGTGCAACGTTTTCATCGGGCCATGGAGCCCGATGGCTACTTCTTTATCGGCCATTCCGAGACCCTGGGGCGCGACAGCGCATTGTTCCGCTATATCATGCCCGCCGTTTACCAGAAGGGAAACTGA